TTATCACCGACTTTCAGCTCACCGGAGTACACTCTGATGAAAGCCAAATTGCCAATAAAGGGGTCTGATTGCAGCTTAAAAACCAAGCCACAAAACTTTTCACTCCGCGCCAGTTTGCGGACAAGCGGCGCACCGTCCTTGTCCTCCCCCTCAACTTGGGGGACATCTACGGGCGAGGGCAGATACCAAGTAACTGCGTTAAGCAAAGGCTGTATGCCTTTATTTTTAAAGGCAGAGCCACACAGTACAGGTACCAACCGTAAGGCTAACGTTGCATCTCGCAAAGCCTTACGAATCTCACCGGGAGAGATCTCTTGATCATCCAGATATTTTTCCATGATCCCCTCATCGAAGTCGGCCAACTTCTCGAGGAGCGTCATACGGGCGGCCGATGAATTGCTTTTTATATCATCAGGAATCTCTTCTTCGTGGACCGTTCCACCCTTATCACTCTCATCGTAGCGATACAGCTTCTGCTCTATGAGGTCTACGGTCCCTGAAAAAGTCTCTTCACTACCGTACGGCAAAGCCAACACAACAGGAGTAGCTGCGAGAGATTCTTCTATCTCTCCAACAACCCTATCGAAATCAGCTCCGACACGGTCCATTTTATTTATAAAGGCGATACGTGGAATATGGTAACGATCAGCCTGACGCCAAACCGTCTCAGATTGAGGCTCAACGCCACCAACCGCACAAAAAACCGCCACCACGCCATCTAAAACTCGCAGGCACCGCTCAACCTCAACGGTAAAATCTACATGGCCCGGAGTATCAATAATATTAATCCGAAAGCCAGCCCACTCGCAAGTAGTAGCAGCGGAAGTAATAGTTATTCCGCGCTCCTGCTCCTGCTCCATCCAGTCCATAACAGCTGTACCGTCATGAACTTCACCTATCTTATGGGAGCGGCCAGTATAATAAAGAATCCGCTCCGTTGTCGTCGTCTTACCCGCGTCAATATGGGCCATTATCCCAATATTGCGAACACGGGATAACGCTCCTTTATCAGCCACCGGTCACCCTACATGTTTTTTCTTAGCCTAACTGCCCAGCCAAAAGAGAAACAGATTTACCAGCGATAATGAGCAAAGGCTTTATTCGCCTCAGCCATCTTATGCGTATCATCACGCTTCTTCACTGACGAACCCCTATTATTATAGGCGTCTATCAATTCTGCCGCGAGCTTTTCTGACATAGAACGACCTGAACGACTCTTGGCAAAACCTATAACCCATCGAATAGCAAGCGCATTACGACGATCCGGACGAACCTCAACAGGAACCTGATAGGTCGCGCCACCAACTCGACGACTCTTCACCTCTACTCTCGGACGAACATTCTCCATAGCTGCCTCAAAAACAGCCAGAGGCTCCTCTTCGGAAAGTTTCTCTTCCACAACAGCCATCGCGTCATAAAACATACGCCGAGCCAGTGACTTCTTTCCGTCCAGCATCAGACCGTTCGTAAACCTGGAAACCAAAACAGAGTTATATTTCGGATCGGCCTCAACAGCGCGCTTGTTCTGTAACTTCTTCCTCGGCATACCTTTACACTCCGATAAATCTTACAATATAACTATTTAGGACGCTTTGCGCCATATTTAGACCGCCCCTGTTTCCTATCACTTACCCCTAAAGCATCCAACGTACCACGAACAATATGATATCGGACGCCGGGCAGATCCTTCACACGACCACCGCGAACCAAGACAACGGAGTGCTCCTGCAAATTATGTCCTATTCCAGGTATATAAGAAGTGACCTCAAGCCCATTTGTCAATCTCACCCTTGCAACTTTACGCAAAGCAGAGTTAGGCTTCTTAGGGGTCGTTGTATACACAC
This genomic interval from Candidatus Electrothrix rattekaaiensis contains the following:
- the rpsG gene encoding 30S ribosomal protein S7, with protein sequence MPRKKLQNKRAVEADPKYNSVLVSRFTNGLMLDGKKSLARRMFYDAMAVVEEKLSEEEPLAVFEAAMENVRPRVEVKSRRVGGATYQVPVEVRPDRRNALAIRWVIGFAKSRSGRSMSEKLAAELIDAYNNRGSSVKKRDDTHKMAEANKAFAHYRW
- the rpsL gene encoding 30S ribosomal protein S12, with protein sequence MPTINQLVRKRRKKQVKRSDTPALQNCPQRRGVCVRVYTTTPKKPNSALRKVARVRLTNGLEVTSYIPGIGHNLQEHSVVLVRGGRVKDLPGVRYHIVRGTLDALGVSDRKQGRSKYGAKRPK